The sequence TCTTATTTTGGACGAAGAAACTAATCCAGTCGTAAAGGTAATGGATCTGGTCACGTTCCAGAAGGTTAATGATGTTCAGCGTCAGATTAACCGATATAAATCAGCTCACGGAGGGAATCTGCCTGCAGCAAAAGAGTTATACCCCGGCCTCTACACCATCGACGCAGACAAGGCGGGAACGGGCTCCATTACTCTAACCAGTGTCTATTCTGGCCAACCGCTTGAGTTCATCATGGATAAAGCTGGTATAGTATACGTTGATTATATTTTTGATATTATGACGGTTGTCAATAAAAATGAAAACGAACAGGATATGAGTAAGGATCTGCGGCTATTATTGGTGCATTCTTCTTACTTTGTGCCGGTCAAATCATTGCCTTATTTGTGGGTTAACGGCCAGCCCGTTCCGCAGCCGCAAGACTAGTATGAGTAGTTTTATTTGCCCATTTCCCTAAGAGAAATCTTCCTCAAATTAACACGAGGAGGATTTTTTTTACGCTCAAACTCTGAAGTTCTAATGCGGATTCTATCTGCATATGTTTGATGAGAAAGCTTCCGGGCGTCAGGCCATCACAGGGTATGCAGGTTGTCTTTGTGAAATTACAATTCAAACTTGCGCGAATGCAGGTCATAAATTCGTACCGGATACATATGATGATACTAGTCCAAATGCATGTCCGAGCATTCGGAGTTTAGCGCGGGGCGGTGTGTTCCGTTTGAAAGCAGCTAACACTCCTTAGCGGACATACGATAAGTCCGGTTTCTGTCCTGCAAGGGTCATGATTACCGGCGGAACGCGAAGTCGATGCTCTTCAGGCATTTTTTCTTCGGAGTAATATGAGGAGGGGATCTCTTTTGGAAAAAGTGGATATTTTCAAGGACATTGCCGAGCGTACCGGCGGAGACATTTATCTTGGCGTCGTCGGCGCGGTTCGCACGGGAAAATCGACATTCATCAAGCGATTCATGGAAACGATTGTATTGCCTAACATCACGAGTGAGTCCGACCGGGTACGGGCAATTGATGAGCTTCCGCAAAGCGCAGCAGGCAAAACGATTATGACAACAGAGCCTAAATTCGTCCCGAACAACGCCGTTCAAATTAAGGTTGCGGAAGGGCTGGAGGTCAATGTAAGACTGGTTGATTGTGTCGGTTATGCTGTTGAAGGAGCTAAAGGTTACGAGGATGAAAACGGTCCACGTATGATTTCTACGCCGTGGTTTGAGGAGCCAATACCTTTCCAGGAAGCGGCGGAAATTGGCACGCGGAAAGTCATTCAGGAGCATTCCACACTGGGTGTAGTGGTAACTACTGATGGTACAATTGCTGAAATCCCACGCGGCTCTTATGTGGACTCTGAAGAGCGTGTTATTGCAGAACTGAAGGAGGTTGGCAAGCCGTTTGTACTTGTCATTAACTCCACCCGGCCACGCAGTGAGGAAGCGCAGCAGCTTCGAAGTGAACTTGCACTCAAATACGATATTCC comes from Paenibacillus sp. 19GGS1-52 and encodes:
- a CDS encoding DUF3939 domain-containing protein; protein product: MIYLRYGNRVRAMTGTLIGLLLLSITLSGCLYPGEQKQSAVNYRESVKRIQAAVDDYQQEEGLLPILNADEETPSYEKFRIDLDKLNKKGYLDELPATAFEKGGSAYFLILDEETNPVVKVMDLVTFQKVNDVQRQINRYKSAHGGNLPAAKELYPGLYTIDADKAGTGSITLTSVYSGQPLEFIMDKAGIVYVDYIFDIMTVVNKNENEQDMSKDLRLLLVHSSYFVPVKSLPYLWVNGQPVPQPQD